From a region of the Helicobacter hepaticus ATCC 51449 genome:
- a CDS encoding O-acetylhomoserine aminocarboxypropyltransferase/cysteine synthase family protein, whose product MANLSHHNLSQDTLALHAGYTYDTQRTISVPIYQNTAYSFESLEQAAARFGLQEIGNIYTRLSNPTTDVLGARLAAVEGGIFGVPTASGSAAIFYAIVNCAQSGDNIVFSNKIYGGTQTLFVHTLKRFGIQTKVFDIDNIESSLESVIDDKTKAIFFESISNPQISIADTEKITAIAKKHKIISICDNTIPTAFLHKPFDYGVDISIYSLSKYINGQGSALGGAIIERYGLNELIKDNPRYEVFNTPDASYHGLIYANLPLPCFSIRLITEWLRNIGATLSPQASWIILQGLETLELRIKKHSQNALKVAEFLQSHPKVQSVAYAGLTSNPYNRLLQKYYKDSQASGLISFEAQSFEEAQKICNATEIFAVVVNIGDSKSLIIHPASTTHSQLNADELSSAGITPCTIRLSIGLESADDLIQDLKKALEK is encoded by the coding sequence ATGGCAAATCTCTCTCACCACAATCTTTCACAAGATACGCTTGCACTTCACGCAGGTTATACTTATGACACACAGCGCACAATCAGCGTGCCAATTTATCAAAATACTGCTTATAGTTTTGAGAGCTTAGAACAAGCTGCTGCACGATTCGGACTTCAAGAGATTGGTAATATTTATACACGCTTGAGCAATCCTACCACCGATGTTCTAGGTGCGCGCTTAGCTGCAGTTGAGGGAGGAATATTTGGTGTGCCTACTGCTAGTGGGAGTGCTGCAATTTTTTATGCGATTGTTAATTGTGCGCAAAGTGGCGATAATATCGTATTTTCCAATAAAATCTATGGTGGCACACAAACACTATTCGTGCATACTTTAAAACGATTTGGCATACAAACAAAAGTTTTTGATATTGACAATATTGAATCTTCTTTGGAATCTGTCATAGATGATAAAACAAAAGCGATTTTTTTTGAAAGTATTTCAAACCCACAAATATCTATTGCCGATACGGAGAAAATTACCGCTATTGCTAAAAAACATAAAATTATTAGCATTTGTGATAATACCATTCCCACCGCATTTTTACATAAACCTTTTGATTATGGCGTGGATATTAGCATATATAGTCTAAGTAAGTATATTAATGGGCAAGGAAGTGCGCTTGGTGGAGCAATTATTGAGCGATATGGATTAAATGAATTAATTAAGGATAATCCGCGCTATGAGGTATTTAACACACCTGATGCAAGCTATCACGGATTAATATATGCAAATCTTCCTTTGCCTTGCTTTAGTATCCGGCTTATTACAGAATGGCTTAGAAACATTGGCGCTACTCTCTCTCCACAAGCATCGTGGATTATTCTACAAGGCTTAGAAACTTTAGAGTTGCGTATTAAAAAACATAGTCAAAATGCCCTTAAAGTCGCGGAATTTTTACAATCACACCCTAAGGTGCAAAGTGTGGCTTATGCTGGATTAACAAGTAACCCTTACAATAGACTACTTCAAAAATATTACAAAGATTCCCAAGCAAGTGGGCTTATCAGTTTTGAGGCGCAAAGTTTTGAAGAGGCACAAAAAATTTGTAATGCTACAGAAATTTTTGCAGTCGTAGTTAATATTGGGGATTCAAAATCACTTATCATTCACCCCGCTTCCACAACACATTCGCAACTTAATGCAGATGAACTCTCAAGCGCAGGTATCACACCTTGCACTATACGCCTTAGCATTGGTTTAGAATCTGCAGATGATTTAATACAAGATTTAAAAAAAGCTTTAGAAAAATAA
- a CDS encoding homoserine O-succinyltransferase, with protein sequence MPLIIPEDIPAYKFLNQNAFVMGSQRAKHQDIRALEVLIVNLMPTKIETENQILSLLANSPLQINITLLSTSSYIGTNTPKSHLERFYVNFSEIKGRNFDGAIVTGAPIEHLAFEQVAYWNEISTIMDYLKKHCTSTLYLCWGAMASLYHFHKIPKISLPHKVFGIFAHHIIENDLLLSGLDENIRIPHSRHSGIDDQKVRKSQLKILLESDICGICALKDDKDFFILGHPEYAKNTLLLEYERDKQKGLEITQPLNYFNDKGEPVLSWKSSASVLFSNWLNFSVYQDTPFVL encoded by the coding sequence ATGCCACTCATTATCCCAGAAGATATTCCCGCTTATAAATTCCTCAATCAAAATGCTTTTGTTATGGGTTCTCAAAGGGCAAAACATCAAGATATTAGAGCATTAGAAGTGCTTATTGTTAATCTTATGCCAACAAAAATAGAGACAGAAAATCAGATTCTCTCTCTTTTGGCTAACTCTCCTTTGCAGATAAATATTACTCTTCTTTCTACATCAAGCTATATTGGCACAAATACACCCAAAAGCCATTTGGAGCGCTTTTATGTAAATTTTAGCGAAATCAAAGGACGCAATTTTGATGGAGCAATTGTTACAGGAGCACCTATTGAACATTTAGCATTTGAGCAAGTAGCTTATTGGAATGAAATCTCCACAATTATGGATTATCTCAAAAAGCATTGCACAAGCACACTTTATTTGTGCTGGGGAGCAATGGCAAGTTTATATCACTTTCACAAGATTCCAAAAATTTCACTGCCACATAAAGTCTTTGGAATCTTTGCACATCATATTATAGAAAATGATTTACTCCTTAGCGGCTTAGATGAAAATATAAGAATCCCTCATTCTAGGCATTCAGGCATTGATGATCAAAAGGTAAGAAAATCGCAACTCAAAATCTTACTTGAAAGTGATATATGTGGTATTTGCGCACTTAAAGATGACAAAGACTTTTTTATACTTGGACACCCAGAATATGCCAAAAATACGCTTTTACTTGAATATGAACGTGATAAACAAAAGGGTTTAGAGATTACACAACCTCTGAATTATTTTAATGATAAAGGAGAACCTGTGCTTTCTTGGAAATCAAGTGCAAGCGTGCTTTTTTCAAATTGGCTCAATTTTTCTGTATATCAAGATACACCTTTTGTTTTATAA
- a CDS encoding Nif3-like dinuclear metal center hexameric protein, translating to MQQDKQNTHQKNPKVGEIYELCNTISPFNTQESWDKSGLNLGSFHNEYTDIVLCLEVNLAIALSLKPNTLLITHHPLFFNPTAQMITDTYPHNIAAILIRKNCSLISLHTNFDKSHLNTYLTHQILQWHHFVPSEDGLLMSGKIPPISLQKLAQDVCKKLNAPSVSFVQGDDITFLNQESQASHTNDAITEAYVVCGSGCSLLSQIQPNPHICLLTGDIKHHDAMMAKSMGISLIDIGHYESEKYFVEIFDSILQNVGYNAIIMDCKNPFYFCQAKHQ from the coding sequence ATGCAGCAAGATAAACAAAATACACATCAAAAAAACCCAAAAGTGGGAGAGATTTATGAGCTATGCAATACTATCTCGCCTTTTAACACACAAGAATCTTGGGATAAAAGTGGTTTAAATCTCGGTAGTTTTCATAATGAATATACAGATATTGTGCTTTGTCTTGAGGTAAATCTCGCTATTGCACTCTCGCTTAAACCAAATACACTTCTTATTACACACCACCCTTTGTTTTTCAATCCTACTGCTCAAATGATAACAGATACATACCCTCATAATATCGCTGCCATTCTTATTCGTAAAAATTGCTCACTCATTAGTCTTCACACAAATTTTGATAAATCACATCTAAATACCTACCTCACACATCAAATTTTACAATGGCATCATTTTGTGCCAAGTGAAGATGGGCTTTTAATGAGTGGGAAGATTCCGCCTATATCACTTCAAAAATTGGCTCAAGATGTATGCAAAAAGCTGAATGCGCCTAGTGTGAGTTTCGTGCAAGGCGATGATATAACATTTCTCAATCAAGAATCTCAAGCATCTCATACAAATGATGCCATTACAGAAGCTTATGTTGTATGCGGAAGTGGTTGCTCACTCCTTTCTCAAATCCAACCAAATCCACATATATGTTTGCTTACAGGTGATATCAAACATCACGATGCAATGATGGCTAAAAGTATGGGCATAAGCCTTATAGACATAGGACACTACGAGAGTGAAAAATATTTTGTGGAAATTTTTGATTCTATTTTGCAAAATGTGGGATATAACGCTATAATTATGGATTGTAAAAATCCATTCTATTTTTGCCAAGCTAAGCATCAATAG
- a CDS encoding zinc ribbon domain-containing protein, whose translation MNKHLKELIEVANFDKQIDDLEPKISQARSELNEQIKQQEQILKNIEKLDRESYSIELEISHHNRNIQDASSKLEQIGKKQKEIKTEKEMRALDVESDIAKENMTHSNSEIDRLETLKKSKEEEKKAYEPKLEELKSLIKTLEEKTQSQVQEIKKVQQELFNKKEALVGQMDSKITSFYAKIRRWAGNTSVVCVFKQACGGCFIKLNDTIYSEILKGNDIINCPHCGRILYANPSSKSTQTPTNTAEEKPQSKKKTKA comes from the coding sequence ATGAATAAGCATTTAAAAGAACTTATAGAAGTGGCGAATTTTGACAAACAAATTGATGACTTAGAACCCAAAATTTCCCAAGCACGTTCCGAACTTAATGAACAAATCAAACAACAAGAGCAAATTTTAAAGAATATAGAAAAACTTGATCGCGAATCTTATAGCATTGAGCTTGAAATTTCTCATCACAACCGAAATATTCAAGATGCCTCTTCAAAACTAGAGCAAATTGGCAAAAAGCAAAAAGAAATTAAAACAGAAAAAGAAATGCGTGCTCTTGATGTAGAATCTGATATTGCTAAAGAAAATATGACTCATTCAAATAGCGAAATTGATCGTCTTGAAACACTGAAAAAAAGTAAAGAAGAAGAGAAAAAAGCCTATGAGCCAAAGCTTGAAGAGCTTAAATCTCTCATTAAAACGCTTGAAGAAAAAACACAAAGTCAAGTCCAAGAAATTAAAAAAGTGCAACAAGAATTATTTAATAAAAAAGAAGCACTTGTGGGACAAATGGATAGTAAAATCACAAGTTTTTATGCCAAAATTAGACGTTGGGCAGGAAATACAAGCGTGGTTTGTGTTTTCAAACAGGCTTGCGGTGGTTGCTTTATCAAGCTTAATGACACTATTTATAGTGAGATTCTTAAAGGCAATGACATTATTAACTGCCCTCATTGCGGGCGGATTCTCTATGCAAATCCCTCTTCAAAAAGCACTCAAACACCAACAAATACAGCTGAAGAAAAACCTCAAAGCAAGAAAAAAACTAAAGCATAG
- the waaA gene encoding lipid IV(A) 3-deoxy-D-manno-octulosonic acid transferase: protein MDRADSTKDLDKNKTPRFPFTYYCLCIILYLIALPILIANIFRAKHRESIPARFFYSSLDCEPQYWFHACSFGEIKSLEPLINASKTMPCTILITTITHTGFKEAKRLYQTHSADSQDTAHIVVRYLPFEIFLPLWSKSCRQLKTLVVTEAEIWQMLFYLAKSHRARTLLINARISNRSHKNYQRFAWFYQGIFNLIDEVLAQSQIDKERLENLGAHNVEVFGNLKTLNTPSLSAHYTKPSSAVFIGASTHRGEEKLILEAFKALKNAQKSSDNSALLLIAPRHPERFKEVYELSLRTFTNTTLFSQTHLNAHNADVIIIDTLGELNNLYAISDVVILGGGFAKIGGHNPLEPAYFHTKLISGEHIFNQYALFEEIEHYVLIPPQSLKDTLLRWESLPKSAIKTNSQDKLTTLIQKIY, encoded by the coding sequence ATGGATAGAGCAGATTCTACAAAAGATTTAGATAAAAATAAAACTCCTCGTTTTCCTTTTACATATTATTGTCTTTGTATAATACTCTATCTTATAGCACTACCTATTTTAATTGCAAATATATTTCGTGCAAAACATCGTGAATCTATTCCAGCACGTTTTTTTTACTCATCGCTTGATTGTGAGCCACAATATTGGTTTCACGCGTGTTCTTTTGGCGAAATAAAATCTCTTGAACCCCTTATCAACGCATCAAAAACTATGCCTTGCACCATTCTTATTACAACTATTACACATACAGGTTTTAAAGAAGCAAAACGCCTATATCAAACGCATTCTGCAGATTCACAAGATACAGCCCATATTGTCGTGCGTTATTTACCTTTTGAAATATTTTTGCCCTTATGGAGTAAATCTTGTCGCCAACTTAAAACTCTCGTGGTTACAGAAGCTGAAATATGGCAAATGCTTTTTTATCTTGCGAAGTCTCATAGAGCACGCACTCTACTGATTAATGCCCGCATTTCTAATCGCTCACACAAAAATTATCAACGTTTTGCGTGGTTTTATCAAGGCATTTTTAATCTTATTGATGAAGTGCTTGCTCAAAGTCAAATTGATAAGGAGCGTTTAGAGAATTTAGGTGCACATAATGTTGAAGTTTTTGGTAATCTTAAAACACTCAATACTCCCTCACTTAGCGCACATTATACCAAACCTTCCTCTGCTGTATTTATTGGCGCAAGCACACATAGAGGCGAAGAAAAGCTTATCCTTGAAGCCTTTAAAGCTCTTAAAAATGCTCAAAAATCATCTGATAACTCTGCACTTTTACTCATTGCACCGCGCCACCCAGAACGTTTTAAGGAAGTGTATGAATTAAGCCTACGCACTTTTACAAACACTACACTTTTCTCACAAACACATTTGAATGCTCATAATGCAGATGTAATTATTATTGATACACTTGGAGAACTTAATAATCTCTATGCAATAAGTGATGTTGTCATACTTGGTGGTGGTTTTGCCAAAATAGGAGGGCATAATCCGCTTGAGCCCGCTTATTTTCATACAAAGCTTATAAGTGGAGAACATATTTTTAATCAATACGCACTTTTTGAGGAAATAGAACATTATGTGCTGATACCTCCCCAAAGCTTAAAAGATACGCTTCTTAGATGGGAATCTCTACCCAAGAGCGCCATTAAAACAAATTCCCAAGACAAACTCACTACCCTTATACAAAAGATATACTGA
- a CDS encoding pseudouridine synthase family protein yields MYKDKAYKVLARTHNISHNQAKSLIDKGLVFAAGKKVNIARLEIPIHTAFEILKPKKPKVLFTDEHILALEKPPFIESYDLSNMFEGWHLLHRLDRETSGVILLIKEGSAFHIKAKEAFKNQEVYKEYVCLVHGILADSIEINKAISTTKRGFAKSRIDKKGLNALTLLTPLSIMGKKTLLKALIKTGRTHQIRVHCQSINHPILGDRIYGKNDEAKRLMLHAHKIALLGYEFTSPLPKELRIGE; encoded by the coding sequence ATGTATAAAGATAAGGCTTACAAAGTCCTCGCCCGCACACATAATATTTCTCATAATCAAGCTAAATCTCTTATTGATAAAGGACTTGTCTTCGCTGCAGGCAAAAAAGTAAATATCGCACGACTTGAAATCCCAATCCATACTGCCTTTGAGATTCTTAAACCCAAAAAACCTAAAGTGCTTTTTACCGATGAACATATCCTTGCGCTTGAAAAACCACCATTTATAGAATCTTATGATTTAAGTAATATGTTTGAAGGCTGGCATTTGCTTCATAGGCTTGATAGGGAAACAAGTGGTGTCATTTTGCTCATTAAGGAAGGAAGTGCTTTTCACATAAAAGCAAAAGAAGCCTTTAAAAATCAAGAAGTTTATAAAGAATATGTTTGCCTTGTGCACGGAATCCTAGCAGATTCCATAGAAATAAATAAAGCAATCTCTACAACAAAAAGAGGTTTTGCAAAATCACGCATTGATAAAAAAGGGTTAAATGCACTCACTCTCCTCACCCCTCTAAGTATAATGGGTAAAAAAACCTTGCTCAAAGCCCTTATCAAAACAGGGCGCACACATCAAATACGCGTGCATTGTCAAAGTATCAATCACCCTATACTAGGCGATAGAATCTATGGTAAAAATGATGAAGCAAAACGTCTTATGCTTCACGCCCATAAAATCGCGCTTTTGGGCTATGAATTTACTTCGCCCCTGCCAAAAGAACTACGTATTGGAGAATGA
- a CDS encoding YqiA/YcfP family alpha/beta fold hydrolase, with product MQYFYSHGFHSSRDSQAYKRLCCGLDIEPQQLVYDNGADFYTNLYSCKSQLQNCIESNMPFGFIGNSLGAFYLWQLTLFAPTLSIPTPHTLILFNPVLEPLVQLKKYINQPQINTTTHQSFTFSYDSWVSYAHSLRMPLAKQIQCIVCLSLDDELIDVQVSKAYWQHYARIVMIEGGHIITDFSPFKQTLAPFL from the coding sequence ATGCAATATTTTTATTCTCACGGATTTCACTCTAGTCGTGATTCTCAAGCGTATAAGCGGCTTTGTTGTGGTTTAGATATTGAGCCACAACAACTTGTTTATGACAATGGCGCAGATTTTTATACAAATCTGTATAGCTGCAAAAGTCAATTACAAAATTGTATAGAATCCAATATGCCCTTTGGTTTTATTGGCAACTCTTTGGGGGCATTTTACTTATGGCAACTCACACTATTTGCGCCCACTCTAAGTATTCCTACACCTCATACGCTTATTCTTTTCAATCCTGTTCTTGAACCCTTAGTGCAACTTAAAAAATATATCAATCAACCTCAAATCAATACTACAACGCATCAAAGTTTTACATTTAGTTATGATTCGTGGGTTTCATATGCGCATTCCTTGCGTATGCCTTTAGCAAAACAGATTCAATGTATTGTATGCCTTTCACTTGATGATGAACTCATTGATGTGCAAGTTTCAAAAGCCTATTGGCAACATTATGCGCGTATTGTAATGATTGAAGGTGGTCATATTATTACGGATTTTTCACCTTTTAAACAAACACTTGCACCTTTTCTTTAA
- a CDS encoding toxin-antitoxin system YwqK family antitoxin, whose protein sequence is MLKYIIICISLIGLIYSAELEVRITNTETAGEVKQRRVTYIKGTEIKHGRESWYDQTGHLLHQMHFINGRKEGREMKYSRDGEVIYDANYKNNKLEGLAQEFYPQNILKSEITYSEGKIIGKAKWYHSNGTLAKEADYNDGLLDGKVIEYYDNGKVARQYTYKQGKIEGISRGFFKNGKIQEIVNYRDGLKNGDMKQYDVNGIVREEASFNNDQKTGRERTYDGNGVVMIERFYDTGVPKKVEVSWFYPSGKPKMQMLYEENQAIWQKEYNELGEVVSKLDCKAQNCISGLSENIGK, encoded by the coding sequence ATGTTAAAATATATTATTATTTGCATAAGTTTAATAGGTTTAATTTATAGCGCAGAGTTAGAAGTGCGTATTACGAATACTGAAACTGCTGGTGAGGTAAAACAAAGACGTGTAACTTACATTAAAGGCACAGAGATTAAGCACGGGCGAGAATCTTGGTATGATCAAACAGGGCATTTATTGCATCAAATGCACTTTATTAATGGACGTAAAGAAGGTCGTGAGATGAAATATTCCCGTGATGGTGAAGTTATTTATGATGCAAATTATAAAAACAATAAGCTTGAAGGTTTGGCACAAGAATTTTATCCTCAAAATATACTTAAATCCGAAATTACTTATTCAGAGGGTAAAATTATTGGCAAAGCCAAATGGTATCATAGCAATGGCACACTTGCTAAGGAAGCTGATTATAATGATGGTTTGCTTGATGGCAAGGTTATAGAATATTATGATAATGGAAAAGTTGCAAGACAATATACCTATAAACAAGGCAAGATTGAGGGTATTAGTCGTGGATTTTTTAAAAATGGCAAGATACAAGAAATCGTCAATTATCGTGATGGATTAAAAAATGGTGATATGAAGCAATATGATGTAAATGGTATTGTGCGTGAAGAGGCAAGTTTTAATAATGACCAAAAGACTGGACGTGAGCGAACCTATGATGGAAATGGTGTTGTAATGATAGAGCGTTTTTATGATACAGGAGTGCCAAAAAAAGTAGAAGTAAGTTGGTTCTATCCGAGCGGAAAGCCTAAAATGCAAATGCTTTATGAAGAGAATCAAGCCATTTGGCAAAAAGAATATAATGAGCTTGGTGAGGTTGTATCCAAACTTGATTGTAAAGCGCAAAATTGTATATCGGGTTTGAGTGAAAACATAGGAAAATAG
- a CDS encoding UDP-glucose dehydrogenase family protein translates to MHITIIGSGYVGLVAGACFAQMGNNVVCLDVDSKKILQLQKGDIPIYEPGLESLVRENTALGTLCFTTDKKEAISNAEVIFIAVGTPMGDDGSADLSYVRNVAMDIGTYIEREYVVIVDKSTVPVGTAREVRKLIESTLLKRHITSVAFDVVSNPEFLKEGMAIKDFMSPDRVVIGTDSTRALDTMKTLYAPFLLKSDRFISMGIESAEMTKYAANAMLATKISFINEMSQICERVGANINDVRLGIGSDARIGYSFIYPGCGYGGSCFPKDVRALEKTAKDFGYDACILGAVQRVNNEQKMLLVEKIVRYFGEDLSGLSFALWGLSFKPETDDMREASSLVLIEQLSKRGAKIKAYDPKAYGQAQFYLKDYMQSLTLEESKYEALKDCAALVIVTEWREFRSPDFNEIAKLLMNPIIFDGRNIYQHLDMESKGFEYYQIGVKHNN, encoded by the coding sequence GTGCATATTACAATTATAGGTAGTGGTTATGTTGGACTTGTAGCAGGGGCTTGCTTTGCTCAAATGGGAAATAATGTTGTATGCCTTGATGTGGATTCTAAGAAAATTTTGCAACTTCAAAAAGGGGATATTCCGATTTATGAGCCCGGTTTGGAATCTTTAGTGCGCGAAAATACTGCACTTGGCACACTTTGTTTTACTACTGACAAAAAAGAAGCAATTTCTAATGCTGAAGTAATTTTTATCGCAGTTGGCACACCTATGGGCGATGATGGAAGTGCAGATTTATCTTATGTGCGCAATGTAGCAATGGATATTGGGACGTATATAGAGCGTGAATATGTGGTTATAGTGGATAAAAGCACAGTTCCTGTTGGCACTGCACGGGAAGTGCGAAAACTAATAGAATCCACGCTCCTAAAGCGTCATATCACTTCAGTAGCTTTTGATGTGGTAAGTAATCCAGAATTTCTTAAAGAGGGAATGGCGATTAAAGACTTTATGAGCCCTGATAGAGTAGTGATTGGAACAGATTCTACAAGAGCATTAGATACAATGAAGACACTCTACGCACCTTTTTTGCTTAAAAGCGATAGATTTATTTCTATGGGGATAGAATCTGCGGAAATGACAAAATATGCCGCAAATGCTATGCTTGCTACGAAAATTAGCTTTATTAATGAAATGAGTCAAATTTGTGAGCGCGTGGGAGCAAATATTAATGATGTGCGATTAGGTATTGGTTCAGATGCGCGTATTGGATATAGTTTTATTTATCCGGGTTGTGGCTATGGTGGGAGTTGTTTTCCTAAAGATGTGCGTGCATTAGAAAAAACCGCAAAAGATTTTGGCTATGATGCGTGTATTTTAGGTGCAGTTCAACGTGTAAATAATGAGCAAAAAATGCTTTTGGTAGAAAAAATCGTGCGCTATTTTGGCGAAGATTTATCAGGGCTTAGTTTTGCATTGTGGGGACTTAGCTTTAAGCCAGAAACTGATGATATGCGAGAAGCAAGCTCCTTGGTGCTTATAGAGCAGTTAAGTAAAAGGGGAGCAAAAATTAAAGCTTATGACCCAAAGGCTTATGGACAGGCACAATTCTATCTTAAAGATTATATGCAATCTCTTACCTTAGAGGAGAGTAAATATGAGGCATTAAAGGATTGTGCGGCGCTTGTGATTGTAACAGAATGGCGTGAGTTTAGAAGCCCAGACTTTAATGAAATTGCAAAACTTCTTATGAATCCTATTATTTTTGATGGACGAAATATTTATCAACATCTTGATATGGAATCTAAAGGATTTGAGTATTACCAAATTGGTGTAAAGCATAATAACTAA
- a CDS encoding DUF362 domain-containing protein gives MAVKITDICIACGSCIDECPVSAIVDDDANPTGEGTYYVYQNKCVECVGHNEQPACASACPTDGCIVWSELGTANRDYIGADMRDGTHPVMS, from the coding sequence ATGGCTGTAAAAATTACAGATATTTGTATCGCTTGTGGTTCTTGCATTGATGAATGTCCTGTAAGTGCCATTGTAGATGATGATGCTAATCCAACAGGCGAGGGCACTTATTATGTTTATCAAAATAAGTGTGTAGAGTGTGTCGGACATAATGAGCAACCCGCGTGTGCGAGTGCTTGTCCGACTGATGGTTGCATTGTATGGAGCGAGTTAGGAACTGCTAATCGCGACTATATTGGTGCGGATATGAGAGATGGCACACATCCAGTAATGTCTTAA
- a CDS encoding UDP-glucuronic acid decarboxylase family protein — protein MLNKKILVTGGAGFLGSHLCEKLLNRGDEVLCVDNLFTGTKQNIIHLLSNPRFEFMRHDVTFPLYVEVDEIYNLACPASPVHYQFDPVQTTKTSVMGAINMLGLAKRVKAKILQASTSEVYGDPEIHPQVESYKGSVNPIGIRACYDEGKRCAETLFFDYQRQHNLNIKVMRIFNTYGPRMHPNDGRVVSNFIIQALKGEDVTIYGEGKQTRSFCYVDDLIEGMIRLMDSRDGFYGPVNIGNPREFSMIELANAVLELTHSKSKLVFSPLPQDDPKQRQPDISLAQNELGWNPNVELKEGLIKTIAYFKEII, from the coding sequence ATGCTAAATAAAAAAATATTAGTTACAGGCGGAGCAGGATTTTTGGGCTCACATTTGTGTGAAAAACTTTTAAATCGTGGTGATGAGGTGCTTTGTGTGGATAATCTTTTCACAGGCACAAAACAAAATATTATACATTTACTCTCAAATCCCCGTTTTGAATTTATGCGCCACGATGTAACTTTTCCTCTCTATGTAGAAGTTGATGAAATTTATAATCTCGCTTGCCCTGCTTCTCCAGTGCATTATCAATTTGACCCAGTGCAAACAACTAAAACTTCCGTTATGGGAGCAATCAATATGCTAGGACTTGCAAAGAGAGTGAAAGCGAAGATTCTGCAAGCAAGCACGAGTGAAGTTTATGGCGATCCTGAAATCCACCCACAAGTAGAATCCTACAAAGGCTCAGTGAATCCTATTGGTATAAGGGCGTGTTATGATGAGGGAAAGCGATGTGCAGAAACACTTTTTTTTGATTATCAAAGGCAGCATAATTTAAATATTAAAGTAATGAGAATTTTTAATACCTATGGACCTAGAATGCACCCAAACGATGGGCGTGTAGTGAGTAATTTTATCATTCAAGCACTCAAAGGCGAAGATGTTACGATTTATGGCGAAGGCAAGCAAACTCGTAGTTTTTGCTATGTAGATGATTTGATTGAGGGTATGATAAGACTTATGGATAGTAGAGATGGATTCTATGGACCTGTAAATATAGGGAATCCACGTGAATTTAGTATGATTGAACTTGCAAATGCAGTGCTAGAGCTCACTCACTCTAAATCCAAACTTGTTTTTTCACCCTTACCTCAAGATGACCCAAAACAACGGCAACCCGATATTAGCCTTGCTCAAAATGAGCTAGGGTGGAATCCAAATGTTGAGCTTAAAGAAGGGCTAATAAAAACAATTGCGTATTTTAAGGAAATTATATGA